DNA from Gramella sp. MAR_2010_147:
GCCGCAAAAGTTTTTAATGTTCCGCTGGAAGAAGTAACCAGAGAACAAAGAAGCAATGCGAAAACGGTGAATTTCGGGATCATTTATGGAGTGTCCGCTTTCGGATTAAGCAATCAGACCTCGCTTTCCAGAAGTGAGTCTAAAGAACTGATAGATACTTATTATAAAACCTATCCGAAACTGAGCAATTTCATCGCAGACCAGGTGGAGTTTGCCAGGGAACATGGGTATGTTAGCACCATTCTTGGCAGAAGAAGATATTTAAAAGATATAAATTCCAGGAATCAGGTGGTTCGTGGCGCTGCGGAACGTAACGCGGTGAATGCACCAATCCAGGGAAGTGCCGCCGATGTCATTAAACTGGCCATGATCAATATTCATAAGAAACTGAAGGAGCAAAACTACAAGACCAAAATGCTGCTTCAGGTACATGATGAACTGGTTTTTGATGCTCATAAAGATGAACTGGAAAAAGTTCAGAAAATGATAAAGTCTGAAATGGAAAACGCTTATAAGCTGGAAGTGCCGCTAGATGTAGACCTTGGAATTGGCGAAAACTGGCTGGAAGCGCATTAATAATTAATATATGAAAAAGGGAATTTTACTTATCCTTCTTATGGGACTTATCGCATCTTGCGAAGATGAAAAAACGATAAGCTCCTATAATCCTGTGAACTGGGAAACGAGAAGTGCGGAAATTCCTGAAATTGATTCTCTTGTAAGAGGCAAGTCTTATCTGTCTGTCTATTCAGAAATATATAGCCAGACAGAGCATAGAACTCATAATCTCACCACCACGGTAAGTATGAGAAACATCAATATGAGCGATACTATCTACATAAATAAAGCCGAATATTTTAATACTGAGGGAGCACCTATACGCACCTATTTTGATCACCCCATTTATATCGCGCCTTTAGAAACGGTTGAAATAGTGGTAGACGAAACAGATATTGCAGGAGGCACTGGCGCCAACTTTGTATTTGAATGGGCTATAAAAAACGCTATTTCTGAACCTTTATTTGAAGGAGTGATGATCTCTACTTCGGGACAACAAGGCTTGTCTTTTACTAGCCAGGGAGTTCGAATTAAATAAAATGAATTCTTTATCTATTACAATATAAATCTATAGGTCGCTTTTATTAAGAAGGTATTCTGGGGCCTTTGCCTTAATAGCTGATTATCTACGATCGCACTAAATTTATTATTCACATCTCCCAGTCCGGTGACTCCCTGGGACCATACGAAGAAAATTTCAGATCCTGGAATATATTCCCAGCGAGCTACAAGATTAGACCGAAATTGTACAAAGGCGAAATCTGGATTATTCACGGTATAATCTGTCACATCATCCCTATCTTCATCAATTAAATAAATATCTTCTTCAAAAGAAATCTGATCATTATCGTACCATGAAACTCTTTTATTCAAATCTTTCGCTGTAGGATCTACTACATAATTTAAATCTGAATAATCTGCTTTGAATATAAACGGTTGTCCATAATATTGGATCGAGAGATTGGGGTTAATACTGTAATTTACCCGCAGGGTTGCGCTTAAAGTTTCCTGATCTATCTCTCCTAATATATAACGGGCAGAATTGCCAAATGATCTTTCAGCTATATATTGCGTTTTACTGGGATTCTGCTCATATTCAAAATCTAAGGAAAGATTTAAGGAATTTAATGGCTGGTATTTTGTTCCCACCACATACCTTCTTAGACTAAAAGCATCTTGTTTTGCCTGGGAATGAACATAACCCAGCCTAAAACTTAGCTTTTTTCTCTGATCGGTTCCGGAGAAAAGATACCAGAAATTTTCTTCATTAAATCTCCATCTGGGACCTCCCCTTAAAAACGAATTAACAAAGATCCTGGGTTTATGTGCAGCCCCTCCTTCACTCCACCAGTTGTTCTTATAGTTGACAAAAGCTCCTATTTCATACTGCATCCTGTTATAGTTTCCTTCAAAATCGAAAGCACTGGACTGCTCAACACCTATACTTGCCCTTCTATACCAGTTAGTAGACTCATTAAACAGCCTTCTCACTCCTATATATTGACGTATATCATCTGCCTGCCGTAAAAAGCCAATATCGTTGGTTTCCAATTCTGGCGAAATCCATTTACCTCCCGCATTATAACGCCATTTACCTCCACCACCTTTTCCAAATTCAAGTCGGCCACCGGTTCCTGTAAGAGATGTTCTATCCGGATCTATTTCAACATGATCTGCATCTACTCTCTGAAAAAGATGAACGATAGAATTTTGTGTGTTGAGAATGGCTTCTTTACTTCCTTTTACATGACTCATTACAGCGTTCCCTTCCAGATAATATGTTCTTTCTTTCCAGTTATGTTTAAAATCGAGCCCCCCGGAAAATGCCTGGGTATGAAGAAATGTTAGATCATCTTCAATGTTTCGGTGTGTAGCCGTGAACATTGTGCCTATATAACTATTCCTGTCATTAAAATCTTTCTGAACCCTACCTACAAAATAATTTGTCAGTGGTTCTACAAGAATTTCGCTTTCTTCTCCATTTTCATTCGTCACATCAGCGTATTCTTTTGCAGTAACAGATTCCAAAACACCAATTGTCCATCCATCTTCGGTTTTTCCGCTGAATTTTGCTGCTCCAAGTATTGTGGTGTTATTAGGTGTATCGGCATACACCACACCTGGCCCCACTGCTCTACCCTGTGGTGAGCGTCCAATTCTTCTTGAGAAGAAAAGGTTGTCCTGAGAATTGGTAAAACTATAATCGAATACATTCTTATTTTCAACAAAAAATGGCCGCCGTTCTTGAAAGAATATCTCGAATCCATCAAGCGCCACGGCTCCTGGATCGGCATCTACCTGTCCAAAATCGGGATTGATCGTAAGGTCCAGGGTAAGATCGTTAGTGATCCCTATTTTCGCATCAAGACCTGCAGTGAGTTCGCCGTCTTTGCCATCTCTATATGGATTACCCACTTCCTCTTCATAGGTTCTATATTTCGTTACGGAATAGGGCTGAATTTCCAGTTGTTTTTGAGGTTCTAAATCTTTTAAGCCTCTAAGTTCTCCAAAGGAACTTACCCAACCGGCAGGATTTGCCGGAATAGGTTGCCAGGTAGATCGTTCTTCCTTACTAAAATATCTTCGAGTAGACTGGATTCCCCAAACCTGGTCTTTTGCACTGCTAAAACGAAGCTGACTAAGAGGTATTCTAAGTTCGGCAGTCCAACCTTCATTATCAATATTCGTTTTCACATACCAGATAGGGTTCCAACTCGAGTCAAAGTTTCCGTTATTTGAGACAAACTCATCCCCTTTTACCCCACTTACCGAAGTTGTAAATGAAAATGCTGTTCTGTCGTCGTTATAACTATCTATATTGATCTCAACCCAATCGCCGGGAAAATCATCCCGTCTCCCCATTCGCTGAACAATATTTTCAGGATCAGATTCATAACACCTGAAAGCAACATATAGATTTTTGTCATCATAAACGATCTTCATTTTAGTTTGCTGACTTGGAGCTGTACTGTTATCTGGCTCCCACTCAATATAATCTGAAGTCCATTCTACCGCATCCCAGGCAGAATCCTCTATGATACCATCAATTTTGATTTGAGCCAGATTCTTTACGGACTTTGTGGTATATGACCTTTTAGCAAAACTCACATCAAGTTTTGGCTTTGAATTTGAAGAAGATTGGGCGTGGAGTTGAAAAATTGATAAGCAAAATAGAGACAGGAAAAATACCGCTTTGATGAAATTCATGGGTGGATATTGATTGATGGTTCTATATAAGGACGCTACAAATATTGAAGTGTTACACTTTTATAAATGAACTTTAAATAGCTGCAAACAAAAAACCTCACAGAATGCTATCTGTGAGGTTTTTCCAACTAACACTAAAACTACAATTAGAACGGTACACTAAGATTTAGTATACTCTAATTCTAAAATTCTTATAGGGGAAGCCTGTGTATTTCCAGGATCATCCACATATTGATTAGATTCTATCTTTGTCACATCAAAAGAAAATTTATTAGTTTCTAAATTAATAAGCTTCTTATGGGTATATGTAGCAGAATTGATCACTAATGTTAAAATCAAACTGTCATTTCTTACTTCCCAATCCCCGCTATCCAATCTATCTGTCAAACATGAGAACTGATCACTTGACGTTCCAGATTCAAAAGTCATTTGGGCATTATTAGTTACAAACGTTCCATCTTCATCAAATGTTATATTCATTGTGTTAAAACATTGGGTTTCATCCAATAAGTTTCGGCTGTAAATTTCATCTTCATTTAGATTGACAGCGGTATCTGCGATCATCCCGGAGAGGTCCCAGTTTCCAATCATATCATTCATGGATACTGCAGTGGCATTACTTACCTTTAACTGAGATTCTGAAGACATTTCATCTTTGCTACAGCTCACCAATATAAGACTCAGCAGGCAAAGGCCAGCTAAAGTTTTAATTTTAAATAGGTTATTCATTTTCATAGGGCATTTAATTGGGTACAAAATTAAAAAACATTTACTTTTTTTATGACTTTATTAACATTAAAATTGGCATTAATCGATTTTTAATGTATTTTATCGTTGTTTACAACGTGGGATTCTTTTTGTTATTACAGAAATACACTACAAATTATCACTCAAAACATAAGATTTGGCATTAAAAATAATCCTGATTAGATTGGTCTGAGAATCAGCCTTTCAAAGCAAATAAAATAATCTTTTCCCTATTTGCTATTAGAATTTATAATTGTACATTTGCACCCCTGTTTTCCCGATTGAGATTCGGGTAAATGGGATTGGAATGTTTAATAATTAGTAAAATCAATTGGTGTGGACACATTAAGTTACAAAACAGTATCGGCTAACAAAGCCACCAGAACCAAAGAATGGGTTGTGGTAGATGCTGAAGGACAAAATTTAGGTCGTCTTGCTTCAAGAGTAGCATACCTACTTAGAGGAAAGCACAAGCCTAACTTCACCCCACATGTTGATTGCGGAGACAATGTTATTGTATTGAATGCGCAGGGAATCAACTTGACAGGAAAAAAATGGGACGCGAAAGAATACATCCGTCACACAGGTTTTCCAGGTGGACAAAAAAGTCTAACAGCTGCCGAATTATTCGAAAAAAGTCCGGAGAGACTTGTCGAAAAGGCAATTAAAGGAATGCTTCCTAAGAACAAACTTGGAGCAGACCTATTCAGAAATTTAAAGGTTTATGTAGGATCTGAACATGATCACGAAGCTCAAAAACCTAAAACTATTAACTTAAACGACGTTAAGTAATGGAGGTAATTCACAAAATTGGCCGTAGAAAAACAGCTGTGGCCCGTGTATATGTTTCAGAAGGAAAAGGAAACATTACCGTAAACAAGAAAGACCTTAATGATTACTTCACAACTGGAACACTTCAATATAAAGTGAACCAGCCAATGATGCTTACCGAGAACGAAGGAAACTTCGACGTTAAAATTAACGTATACGGTGGCGGTATCACTGGACAGGCTGAAGCGATCCGTTTGGCGCTTTCCAGAGCTATGGTAGCACTAGACGAAGAAAACCATGGCGCTCTTAAGCCAGAAGGTCTTCTTACAAGAGATCCACGTATGGTAGAACGTAAGAAATTCGGTCAGAAGAAAGCCCGTAAGAAATTCCAGTTCTCTAAACGTTAATATTATTACCGGAATATATTCCGGGGAGTTCATTAAAAAATTAATTTTTTGTTGTTATTCTGTTCATGCCGGGCAGAAGTTAGTTTAGCATCTAAACACTCAGGGCCGTACTTAAAAGTAGCCACCTGAATGTTGCTATCTCAACAGAACGTAAACTATTACAAAAATGGCAAACAAAGTAGAAGTAAAAGAATTACTTGATGCTGGTGTTCATTTTGGACACTTAACCAGACGTTGGAACCCAAACATGGCCCCATATATCTATATGGAGCGTAACGGAATCCACATCATCAACTTATATAAAAGTGCTGCTAAAATGCAGGAGGCAGGTGATGCCCTTGCAAAGATCGCAGCAAGCGGAAGAAAGATCCTTTTCGTAGCTACAAAGAAACAAGCGAAAGAGATCGTTGCTGAACAGGCTGAAAAGGCGAATATGCCTTATATCACCGAGCGTTGGCCTGGTGGTATGCTTACTAACTTCGTGACTATTCGTAAAGCTGTTAAGAAAATGGCTTCTATTGATAGAATGAAGAAAGACGGAACTTTTAACTCTCTTTCTAAGAAAGAGCGTTTGCAGGTAGATCGTCTTAGAGCTAAGCTAGAAAAGAACTTAGGTTCTATCTCAGACATGTCAAGACTTCCAGCTGCGCTTTTCGTTGTAGATACTACACGTGAGCACATCGCGATTAAAGAAGCACACAAACTAAACATTCCAATTTTTGCGATGGTAGATACCAACTCAGATCCACGTGAGGTTGATTATCTAATTCCATCTAACGACGATGCTTCTAAATCTATTAGCAAAGTTGTTTCTTACGTTGCAGATTCTATCGTAGAAGGTCTTTCTGAAAGAAAGTCTGAAAAGACTACCAAGAAGAAAGATGAAAAGGCTTCAAAAGAAGAAAAGTCAGAGAAATCAGATAAAGCTCCAAAAGAAAAAAAGGAGAAAAAAGCTGAAGTTCCTTCTAAAGATGCCGAAGATAAAAAGGCAATGAAAGAAGCTAAGAAAGATGTGAAACTTGAATCTAAAAGTGAAACTTTAGACAAGGCCAAAACATCTAACGAAGAAGAATAAAATAAGGTTTTAATAAAATCTAAAAGTCGTTTGGTTTCTTTCTTTACAGTGAGTTTCTAAACGACTTTTTTTAAATAAAAAAACAAAATTATGGCTAAGATAACCGCCGCTGAAGTAAATAAATTAAGAAAAGCTACTGGTGCAGGAATGATGGACTGCAAGAAGGCATTAGTAGAAGCTGAAGGTGATTTTGACGGAGCAATTGAATTGCTACGTAAAAAAGGTCAGAAAGTTGCAGCAAAGAGAGCCGACAGAGATTCTTCTGAAGGAGCTGCAATTGCACAGGTAAACGGTGAAAACACAAAAGGTGTGATCATCTCTTTGAACTGTGAGACAGACTTTGTTGCTAAGAATGATGATTTCATCAAAATGGCAAACGACTTCGCTGATATCGCTCTTAATTATTCTTCAAAAGAAGAGTTTCTTAAGGCAGACTACAAAGGAATTTCTGTTGAAGACAAATTAACAGAACAAACCGGAGTTATTGGTGAAAAGATCGAGATTGGTGCATTCAAAACTCTGGAAGCTCCATTCGTAGGATCTTATATCCACGCTGGTAATAAAATTGCTGTTCTTACAGGTCTTTCTAAAAATGTTGATGGAGCTGAAGAAGCTGCGAAAAACGTTTCTATGCAGGCTGCTGCTATGAACCCGGTTGCACTGGATGAAAGTGGTGTTGACCAGGCTACTATCGACAAAGAGATCGAGATTGCAAAAGATACTTTAAGAGAAGAAGGAAAGCCAGAAAATATGCTGGACAAGATCGCTCAGGGAAAACTTCAGCGTTTCTTTAAAGACAACACTTTGGTACACCAGGCGTATATCAAGGACAACAAACAAAGCGTTGCCCAGTACGTTAAGTCTGTAGACAGTGACCTTGAAGTTGTAGGTTTTGAAAGAGTAGCTTTAGGATAAGCTAATTCTATATAAAATTGAAAAAAGAGGTTTTATTCATTTAAAACCTCTTTTTGTTTTTTACCACCTGTCATCCTGAACTTGATTCAGGATCTCTGGAGAAGCTGAATCAGGTTCAGCTTGACGGAAATGTCATTTCGAGGGAGTGCAACGACTGAGAAATCTCTACGAAGATTAACCTGAATCCCAAATAGATCCCTCCTTTCAATCGAGAAGACAATCAATAATATTTATTTTTACAGAATGTCAAACCAACCTTTCAAATTCAAACAATTCAGCATAGATCAGGATCAATGTGCCATGAAAATTGGTACAGATGGAGTACTTCTTGGTGCATGGTCTTCTCTGGACCACAATCCTGAAAGTATCCTCGATATCGGCACTGGCACAGGCCTAATTGCCTTAATGTTAGCTCAAAGGTCTCAAGCCAAATTAATAGACGCTTTAGAGATCGAAGAAAACGCCTATGAGCAGTCGGTAGAAAATTTTGAAAAAAGCGATTGGGGAGATCGGTTGTTTTGTTACCACGCAGGATTTGACGAATTTGTGGAAGAGATGCAGGAAGAAGATAAATATGACCTTATAATTTCCAATCCCCCGTTCTATTCTGAAGACTATAAAAGCGGAAATGAAAACCGTGATAAGGCACGTTTCGCTGATGCTCTTCCCCTAACTGAATTAATCGAAGGAGCTTCTCTGCTACTTTCAGAAAATGGTCATTTTGATATTATTATTCCATTTTCAGAGGAAAGCAATGGCCTTAATATTGGAAAAAACCATGGATTATTTCCTTCTAAGATCACCAGAGTAAAAGGCACAGAATCTGCTCCAATCAAAAGAAGCCTGATCAGTTTTAGTTTTGACGAAACTGAACCTAAAATCAAAGAACTCGTTTTAGAAATTTCGAGACATCATTATACTGAGGAATTTAAAGAACTGGTTAAAGATTTTTACTTAAAATTATAATCCTTTTTTGCCAATTTACGTTATACTGAACTTGATTCAGCATCTCGCATTTTTCAAATTTTAAAATTTCTCCTGGGACCCTGGGTTAAGTTCAGGGTGACGTATTCCGTTAAATTTTTAATTCCGGAACCGAATCAGGGTCAAAATTCAACATTTCAAACCCCAATAAAAAAGATTGCTTCTCATAAAAGACTTGGTTACATTTGTTAGAAACACTACACAAAATGAAACCAGACCAATTTCAGGCACCTGATTATTATAATATTGACGACCTCTTAACCGATGAACATAGAATGGTTCGCGACGCTACCAGAGAATGGGTAAAACGTGAGGTTTCCCCTATCATCGAAGAAGCGGCGCAAGAAGCAAAATTTCCTAAACAACTAATCAACGGCCTAGCCGAAATTGGTGCTTTTGGACCCTATATTCCTGAAGAATATGGTGGGGCCGGATTAGACCAGATCTCTTACGGATTGATCATGCAGGAAATTGAACGTGGTGACAGTGGAATTCGTTCTACTGCCTCGGTTCAATCCTCCCTGGTAATGTATCCTATTTTTAAATATGGAACTGAAGAGCAAAAGAAGAAGTTTTTACCAAAATTAGCTTCCGGTGAAATGATTGGTTGCTTCGGGTTAACTGAACCAGATCACGGCTCTAATCCCGGTGGAATGACCACTAATTTTAAAGATAAAGGAGATCATTACCTTTTAAATGGTGCTAAAATGTGGATCTCGAATTCACCTTTTGCCGATATCGCAATCGTTTGGGCTAAAAACGAGGAAGGACGAATTCATGGATTGATCGTTGAACGCGCAATGGAAGGTTTTACCACTCCCGAAACCCATAATAAATGGTCATTGCGTGCAAGTGCCACCGGAGAGCTGATCTTTGACAATGTGAAAGTTCCAAAAGAAAACCTCATGCCGAATAAATCTGGATTAGGAGCGCCACTTGGTTGTCTCGACTCTGCTCGTTACGGTATCGCCTGGGGCGCTATTGGAGCGGCTATGGACTGTTATGATACAGCTTTGAGATACGCCAAGGAAAGAGAACAATTTGGGTTGCCAATTGCTTCAAAACAGCTTCAGCAAAAGAAACTGGCCGAGATGATCACAGAAATCACAAAAGCCCAGCTAATGGCTTGGCGATTAGGGACTCTAAGAAATGAAGGCAAGGCAACTTCAGCGCAGATCTCCATGGCCAAGAGGAACAATGTAGAAATGGCGATCAAAATTGCCAGGGAAGCTAGACAGGTTCTTGGTGGCATGGGAATTAGTGGTGAATACAGCATCATGAGACATATGATGAACCTTGAGAGTGTGATCACTTACGAAGGTACGCACGACATTCATCTATTGATCACAGGAATGGATATTACAGGACACCCAGCATTTTAATTCTATTATTATGAAGAAAGTTCATTATCAAATAGAGATCAATTGCCCCAAAGAAGAGGTATTTCAAATTATGCTGGACAAAGAGCATTACCGGGAATGGACAGCTATATTCAACCCAACTTCACATTACGAAGGTTCCTGGGAAGAAGGCAGTAAGATTTTATTTCTAGGTGAAACTGAAAAAGGAGAAAAAGCCGGAATGCATAGCCTGATTGAAAAACTCGAACCTAATAAGTTTATAAGTATTAAGCATCTGGGCATGCTAGAGAAAGGCAAAGAAACTTCCTTTGGTGATGATCTTTACGAAAATTACTATTTAGAAGATAAAGGCGGCTCTACTTTATTAAAAGTAGAAATGGATACGGAAGACGACTGGATGGAAGATTTAGAAAATACCTGGCCTAAAGCACTTCAAAAATTAAAGGAAGTCTGCGAGGATAATTGCTAGTTTTCACAAGAGATCAAAACAAGGGCAGCGTTTACAACGTTTGCCCTTTTTATATTTTTCACAACATTCCTTTTTTAAAGGCTTCGGTGTTTTAGCCACCACTCCTTCCACCTTCAAATAATCCTTGGATTTATTTGAATAGAACACGATAACGTGGATGTTCCTAACAACTTTGCAAGCCATGTTTTAATATAATCCAAAGGGCTGACCTTCTGCGTTAAACAAGCCATAAAAACCAATTAATATTTTCTAAATAGTTCCTCAGATTTTACCTTTGCAAAAAATTGGAAGAATTATGATCAAAGAGATAAACGCAAGTTTAGCACCTCTAACCAACCAGTTAATAAATCATTCTTTATATAAAAAAATAAACACTCCAAAAGAACTTCAAATCTTTATGGAGCATCATATTTTTGCAGTTTGGGATTTTATGTCCTTACTAACCTCCTTACAGGAAATACTCACCAAAACTACAAATCCCTGGTTACCTGTAGGAGATCCTGAAACCCGGTATTTAATTAATGAAATTGTTCTGGCTGAGGAGACCGATGTCAATATTCACGGCAAAAGACAAAGTCATTTTGAAATGTATCTGGATGCTATGAATGCCGCAGGAGCCAATAAAAAGAAAATTGAGGATCTATTAATGCAGGTCTCCCATGGCACCGATATTTTTTTGGTAATTGCCACCAGCGAACTACCTATTAGTATCAAACAATTTCTAAAACATACCTTTGAAGTTGTTTACAGCAGAGAGCCTCATAAAATTGCTTCAGCATTCACATTTGGACGCGAAGGACTTATTCCTGATATGTTCTCGGCGATCATAGAAAAAGTTCAAAAGAACTTTCCTGAGGATGATCTTAGCCTGTTCAAGTATTATTTTGACCGACATATTGAATTAGACGGAGATGAACATGGGCCTATGGCTTTTAAAATGGTAGCAGATCTTTGCGGAAATGAGGATATAAAATGGGATGAAGTGAAGCAAACTGCTGAAAGATCACTTACAAGCCGTATTGAACTCTGGGATGGTATTGAATCTGAAATTGAAGCAAAAACGAAGCTGGAAAATGCATAGCGACTCTTTCGCTTTGCCCGCATTAATCGTTTGACTGCGCTCAAGGTGGTGGTTCACCTCGATCAAAAGCTGAGATCTTTTTTATTCGTATTTGCAATCTTGAGATTCCCAGGTCGCTACTTTCCTTCGAAATGAAAAGCACTACAGAATCTAATCCCTATTCCGCAGCGGGTGCAATCCTAACCTCCAGGCCATCTAGCCCTTCGGTAATTGGGATCTGGCAGCTAAGTCTGCTGTTATCCTCCACCAGGAAAGCCTGGTCTAACATATCTTCTTCTTCAATACTCATTTCAGGGAGCATATGCTCAAAATTCAACATATAACATTGGCAGGAAGCACACATCGCCATTCCGCCGCAAATACCTATAGTACCTTCTGGAGCGAGTTCATAAGAACGTATAACTTCCATAAGATTCATATTCATATCTGTAGGGGCATCTATGGTATGAGCTTCCCCTTCGCGGTCTATAATGGTGATCTTAATGTCTGACATTTTCTTTTAATATATACTCAAATATTGTCATTCTGAACTTGTTTCAGAACCTAATAAATTAAGCTGACCCTTCGCCTAAGCTCAGGACAAGCTTGTGTGACACTTCAATTTGACGATAATCCTAATTTATACTTTTAACCACTTCTTTTTTCGCTTCTTTTTTACTTCCATCAAATCCGCTTACACCACTTACAGTGGTATATTTCATCACGTATTTCTTATCTGGATTAATTCGCTGATAAGCACTTTGACACATGATCGCTGCTTCATGAAAACCACATAGAATAAGCTTCAATTTTCCCTTATATGTATTCACATCTCCTATCGCATAAATCCCAGGAATATTTGTTTGATAATCGTAAGAATTATCCACTTTTATAGCATTCTTCTCGATTTCCAGCCCCCAGTTTGCAATAGGACCTAATTTTGGAGACAGTCCGAATAAAGGGATAAAATGATCTGTTTTTTTAAGTTCTTCTCCACGTGCCTGATCTTTATGTCTAATAAGAACAGAATCTAATTCATCTTCACCCTTAAGATCAACCACTTCAGCGTTAGTAATCAAATTGATCTTTCCAATTTTTGAAAGTTCTTCCACTTTTTCCACGGAATCTAAAGCTCCTCGAAAATCTTTTCTTCTATGAACCAGCGAAACTTCAGAAGCCACATCGGCAAGAAAGATACTCCAGTCTAAAGCAGAATCACCACCACCAGCAATCACTATTTTCTTGTCTCTATAAACTTCAGGATCGCGAATTATATAGGCAACACCTTTATCTTCGTAATCTTTAATAGATGGAATTGGTGGTTTTCTAGGCTCAAAACTTCCAAGACCTCCAGCAATAACTACTACCGGCGAATGATGTTTTGTTCCTTTACTTGTAGTTACAATAAAGCTTCCGTCTTCCTGCTTATCTATAGTTTCTGCTCTTTCTCCTAAAGTAAAACCAGGTTCAAAAGGTTTTATTTGCTCCATTAAATTATCCACAAGATCTCCTGCCATTACTTCGGGGAATCCCGGGATATCATAAATAGGTTTCTTTGGATAAATTTCAGAACACTGACCTCCGGCTTGCGGGAGCGCATCTATAAGATGACATTTCAGTTTTAATAATCCAGCTTCAAAAACGGCAAAAAGGCCCGTAGGACCTGCACCAATGATAAGTATATCGGTTTTAATCATGTTTAAATTCAATTAAAGGCTAGCAAATCTATCGCTCAATATTTACCACCTTTTCAATTTGGGGTACATATTTTTTTATAGTCATCTCCACTCCACTTTTCAGCGTCATCTGATTCACTGTACAGCCAACACATGCACCTTCCAACTGGACCTTTACCAGACGATCATCTTCTTCAATGGAAACTAAAGAGATGTTTCCTCCATCACTTTCAAGGAAAGGACGAATCTCGGCTAAAGCCTTTTCAACATTAATTTTAACTTCTTCGCTTGTCATTTATTTCTTATTAACAGCACTACATCCC
Protein-coding regions in this window:
- a CDS encoding DUF3124 domain-containing protein, whose product is MKKGILLILLMGLIASCEDEKTISSYNPVNWETRSAEIPEIDSLVRGKSYLSVYSEIYSQTEHRTHNLTTTVSMRNINMSDTIYINKAEYFNTEGAPIRTYFDHPIYIAPLETVEIVVDETDIAGGTGANFVFEWAIKNAISEPLFEGVMISTSGQQGLSFTSQGVRIK
- a CDS encoding DUF5916 domain-containing protein, whose protein sequence is MNFIKAVFFLSLFCLSIFQLHAQSSSNSKPKLDVSFAKRSYTTKSVKNLAQIKIDGIIEDSAWDAVEWTSDYIEWEPDNSTAPSQQTKMKIVYDDKNLYVAFRCYESDPENIVQRMGRRDDFPGDWVEINIDSYNDDRTAFSFTTSVSGVKGDEFVSNNGNFDSSWNPIWYVKTNIDNEGWTAELRIPLSQLRFSSAKDQVWGIQSTRRYFSKEERSTWQPIPANPAGWVSSFGELRGLKDLEPQKQLEIQPYSVTKYRTYEEEVGNPYRDGKDGELTAGLDAKIGITNDLTLDLTINPDFGQVDADPGAVALDGFEIFFQERRPFFVENKNVFDYSFTNSQDNLFFSRRIGRSPQGRAVGPGVVYADTPNNTTILGAAKFSGKTEDGWTIGVLESVTAKEYADVTNENGEESEILVEPLTNYFVGRVQKDFNDRNSYIGTMFTATHRNIEDDLTFLHTQAFSGGLDFKHNWKERTYYLEGNAVMSHVKGSKEAILNTQNSIVHLFQRVDADHVEIDPDRTSLTGTGGRLEFGKGGGGKWRYNAGGKWISPELETNDIGFLRQADDIRQYIGVRRLFNESTNWYRRASIGVEQSSAFDFEGNYNRMQYEIGAFVNYKNNWWSEGGAAHKPRIFVNSFLRGGPRWRFNEENFWYLFSGTDQRKKLSFRLGYVHSQAKQDAFSLRRYVVGTKYQPLNSLNLSLDFEYEQNPSKTQYIAERSFGNSARYILGEIDQETLSATLRVNYSINPNLSIQYYGQPFIFKADYSDLNYVVDPTAKDLNKRVSWYDNDQISFEEDIYLIDEDRDDVTDYTVNNPDFAFVQFRSNLVARWEYIPGSEIFFVWSQGVTGLGDVNNKFSAIVDNQLLRQRPQNTFLIKATYRFIL
- a CDS encoding DUF5004 domain-containing protein; the protein is MNNLFKIKTLAGLCLLSLILVSCSKDEMSSESQLKVSNATAVSMNDMIGNWDLSGMIADTAVNLNEDEIYSRNLLDETQCFNTMNITFDEDGTFVTNNAQMTFESGTSSDQFSCLTDRLDSGDWEVRNDSLILTLVINSATYTHKKLINLETNKFSFDVTKIESNQYVDDPGNTQASPIRILELEYTKS
- the rplM gene encoding 50S ribosomal protein L13 is translated as MDTLSYKTVSANKATRTKEWVVVDAEGQNLGRLASRVAYLLRGKHKPNFTPHVDCGDNVIVLNAQGINLTGKKWDAKEYIRHTGFPGGQKSLTAAELFEKSPERLVEKAIKGMLPKNKLGADLFRNLKVYVGSEHDHEAQKPKTINLNDVK
- the rpsI gene encoding 30S ribosomal protein S9, coding for MEVIHKIGRRKTAVARVYVSEGKGNITVNKKDLNDYFTTGTLQYKVNQPMMLTENEGNFDVKINVYGGGITGQAEAIRLALSRAMVALDEENHGALKPEGLLTRDPRMVERKKFGQKKARKKFQFSKR
- the rpsB gene encoding 30S ribosomal protein S2 — translated: MANKVEVKELLDAGVHFGHLTRRWNPNMAPYIYMERNGIHIINLYKSAAKMQEAGDALAKIAASGRKILFVATKKQAKEIVAEQAEKANMPYITERWPGGMLTNFVTIRKAVKKMASIDRMKKDGTFNSLSKKERLQVDRLRAKLEKNLGSISDMSRLPAALFVVDTTREHIAIKEAHKLNIPIFAMVDTNSDPREVDYLIPSNDDASKSISKVVSYVADSIVEGLSERKSEKTTKKKDEKASKEEKSEKSDKAPKEKKEKKAEVPSKDAEDKKAMKEAKKDVKLESKSETLDKAKTSNEEE
- the tsf gene encoding translation elongation factor Ts; protein product: MAKITAAEVNKLRKATGAGMMDCKKALVEAEGDFDGAIELLRKKGQKVAAKRADRDSSEGAAIAQVNGENTKGVIISLNCETDFVAKNDDFIKMANDFADIALNYSSKEEFLKADYKGISVEDKLTEQTGVIGEKIEIGAFKTLEAPFVGSYIHAGNKIAVLTGLSKNVDGAEEAAKNVSMQAAAMNPVALDESGVDQATIDKEIEIAKDTLREEGKPENMLDKIAQGKLQRFFKDNTLVHQAYIKDNKQSVAQYVKSVDSDLEVVGFERVALG